Proteins encoded together in one Ochotona princeps isolate mOchPri1 chromosome 20, mOchPri1.hap1, whole genome shotgun sequence window:
- the VSTM2A gene encoding V-set and transmembrane domain-containing protein 2A isoform X1 has translation MGVFLASVGFAVLSALCVQQGLAAQAKFTEFPRNVTASEGQNVEMSCAFQSGSASLYLEIQWWFLRGPSGLDAGAEAAGAQVELLPDQDPDSEGTKISTVKVQGNDISHRLQISKVRKKDEGLYECRVTDANYGELQEHKAQAYLKVNTNSHARRMQAFEASPMWLQDAKPRKNASAAAPSSVHSSASQQTHATSSPHVVARIPKQSPQSGMEACFEPSGVSRTALLQCGQLESGRRPRETWADKGAGVRPSTIESLTQAGPAVGGCPFIPGRASNPKDLRAGLFFPCMYTL, from the exons ATGGGGGTGTTTCTGGCATCTGTGGGCTTCGCCGTCCTCTCCGCGCTCTGCGTGCAGCAGGGGCTTGCCGCTCAGG CGAAATTTACGGAGTTTCCGCGGAACGTAACGGCAAGCGAAGGGCAGAACGTGGAGATGTCGTGCGCCTTCCAGAGCGGCTCTGCCTCACTCTACCTGGAGATCCAGTGGTGGTTCCTGAGGGGCCCCAGCGGCCTGGATGCCGGCGCCGAGGCAGCCGGCGCTCAG GTGGAACTCCTACCGGACCAAGACCCGGACAGCGAAGGCACCAAGATCAGC ACAGTGAAAGTCCAAGGCAATGACATCTCCCACAGGCTTCAGATCTCCAAAGTGAGGAAAAAGGATGAGGGCTTGTACGAGTGCAGAGTCACAGATGCCAACTACGGTGAGCTCCAGGAGCACAAAGCCCAGGCCTACCTCAAGGTCAACACCAACAGCCATGCACGGCGGATGCAGGCCTTCGAGGCCtcacccatgtggctgcaggacgCCAAGCCCCGCAAGAACGCCTCGGCCGCTGCCCCCAGTAGTGTGCACAGCTCGGCCAGCCAGCAGACACACGCCACCTCCAGCCCTCATGTGGTCGCCAGGATCCCCAAGCAAAGTCCACAATCAGGTATGGAAGCCTGCTTTGAGCCTTCTGGTGTCTCCCGCACTGCCCTGCTGCAGTGTGGCCAGCTGGAGAGTGGAAGGAGGCCACGGGAGACCTGGGCCGACAAGGGGGCAGGGGTGAGACCAAGCACCATTGAGAGCCTGACACAGGCAGGGCCTGCAGTGGGAGGTTGCCCATTCATCCCTGGCAGGGCTTCAAATCCAAAGGACCTGAGAGCTGGCCTCTTTTTCCCCTGTATGTACACATTGTAG
- the VSTM2A gene encoding V-set and transmembrane domain-containing protein 2A isoform X4: MGVFLASVGFAVLSALCVQQGLAAQAKFTEFPRNVTASEGQNVEMSCAFQSGSASLYLEIQWWFLRGPSGLDAGAEAAGAQVELLPDQDPDSEGTKISTVKVQGNDISHRLQISKVRKKDEGLYECRVTDANYGELQEHKAQAYLKVNTNSHARRMQAFEASPMWLQDAKPRKNASAAAPSSVHSSASQQTHATSSPHVVARIPKQSPQSVHAKTLMSTRAKLAS; the protein is encoded by the exons ATGGGGGTGTTTCTGGCATCTGTGGGCTTCGCCGTCCTCTCCGCGCTCTGCGTGCAGCAGGGGCTTGCCGCTCAGG CGAAATTTACGGAGTTTCCGCGGAACGTAACGGCAAGCGAAGGGCAGAACGTGGAGATGTCGTGCGCCTTCCAGAGCGGCTCTGCCTCACTCTACCTGGAGATCCAGTGGTGGTTCCTGAGGGGCCCCAGCGGCCTGGATGCCGGCGCCGAGGCAGCCGGCGCTCAG GTGGAACTCCTACCGGACCAAGACCCGGACAGCGAAGGCACCAAGATCAGC ACAGTGAAAGTCCAAGGCAATGACATCTCCCACAGGCTTCAGATCTCCAAAGTGAGGAAAAAGGATGAGGGCTTGTACGAGTGCAGAGTCACAGATGCCAACTACGGTGAGCTCCAGGAGCACAAAGCCCAGGCCTACCTCAAGGTCAACACCAACAGCCATGCACGGCGGATGCAGGCCTTCGAGGCCtcacccatgtggctgcaggacgCCAAGCCCCGCAAGAACGCCTCGGCCGCTGCCCCCAGTAGTGTGCACAGCTCGGCCAGCCAGCAGACACACGCCACCTCCAGCCCTCATGTGGTCGCCAGGATCCCCAAGCAAAGTCCACAATCAG
- the LOC101533086 gene encoding barrier-to-autointegration factor-like — protein MTTSQKHRDFVAEPMGEKPVGSLAGIGEVLGKKLEERGLDKAYVVLGQFLVLKKDEDLFREWLKDTCGAIAKQSRDCFGCLREWCDAVL, from the coding sequence ATGACCACGTCACAGAAGCACCGGGACTTCGTGGCCGAGCCCATGGGCGAGAAACCCGTGGGGAGCCTAGCAGGGATCGGCGAGGTCCtgggcaagaagctggaagagCGGGGCTTGGACAAGGCCTACGTGGTCCTCGGGCAGTTTCTGGTGCTGAAGAAGGATGAAGACCTCTTCCGGGAGTGGCTGAAGGACACGTGCGGAGCCATTGCCAAGCAGTCCCGAGATTGCTTCGGCTGCCTGCGAGAGTGGTGCGACGCCGTCTTGTGA